One region of Gossypium raimondii isolate GPD5lz chromosome 6, ASM2569854v1, whole genome shotgun sequence genomic DNA includes:
- the LOC105773256 gene encoding inactive protein kinase SELMODRAFT_444075 isoform X1, with product MELSLRQRSTTIRLEKVVVAVKAERVISKTALAWALTHVVRPGDCVTLLAIFPSEKKGKRFWNFPILTGDCGSNMKEELPEKICQISESCSQMVLQFHNQIEVTVRIKVVSCTTGSSVVAEANNNGANWVILDKKLKQELKHCMDELHCNIVVMKGSQAKVLRLNLQCANEPRTPYYSAASSPVMDVGDHLGHRMKHSTPVTSPEEPSTSYSRTSQERLLPSSDSATSLFLVYQENPLFVDDKNELGNQLTVLDSVGEKLINLSANSTSSVKNNDKSIFWIPQNHNDEKPRKTRSGRNIVIPPSSRTLLDKFAQYDQDAKEGRLVNTDYMVNSDIRDAVALGRASSVPPPLCSFCQHKAPVFGKPPRRFSYEELEEATDGFAEVNFLAEGGFGVVYRGILRDGQVVAVKLLKFVGCQADIDFCREVQVLSCAQHRNVVLLIGFCIDGNKRVLVYEYICNGSLDFHLHGSNRASLDWQSRLRIAIGAARGLRYLHEDCRVGCIVHRDMRPKNILLTHDFEPQVTDFGLARWHSDQWTVGNEERTVGTSGYLAPEYSDGRRITQKVDVYAFGVVLLELLTGQRISDLQYYKGRNFLSDWFHPLAALDLNQIMTNIYQLLDPCLASGRVRDYTHQLQAMARAAFLCLSHDPESRPPMSKILRILEGGDTNVPLSLDLNSIGNRSGHLRGLKTQTQPESTRRHSRKLSH from the exons atggagTTGAGCCTTAGGCAACGCTCCACCACTATCAGGTTAGAAAAAGTAGTGGTTGCTGTTAAAGCAGAAAGGGTCATCTCTAAAACTGCTTTAGCTTGGGCACTCACTCATGTTGTTCGTCCTGGTGATTGTGTTACCTTGCTTGCTATCTTCCCTAgtgaaaaaaaag GTAAAAGATTTTGGAATTTCCCGATATTGACCGGTGATTGTGGTAGCAATATGAAGGAGGAGTTGCCGGAAAAAATTTGTCAGATCTCTGAATCATGTTCTCAGATGGTACTTCAGTTTCATAATCAAATTGAG GTTACTGTGAGGATTAAAGTGGTGTCTTGTACAACTGGCAGTTCAGTGGTGGCTGAAGCAAACAACAATGGTGCCAATTGGGTCATACTGGACAA AAAACTAAAGCAAGAGCTGAAACATTGCATGGACGAACTTCATTGCAACATTGTAGTAATGAAAGGTTCTCAAGCAAAAGTTCTTCGGCTTAATTTGCAATGCGCGAATGAACCTCGAACTCCTTATTACTCGGCTGCTTCTTCACCAGTTATGGATGTTGGAGATCACCTAGGACATAGGATGAAGCATTCTACTCCAGTTACTAGCCCTGAAGAACCGAGTACTTCCTATTCAAGAACAAGCCAAGAGAGATTGTTACCGAGTTCCGATTCAGCAACATCACTTTTCCTTGTCTATCAAGAAAACCCTCTTTTCGTGGATGATAAGAACGAGTTGGGTAACCAACTTACTGTTCTTGATTCAGTTGGAGAAAAGCTTATAAATCTATCAGCAAACTCGACGTCTTCtgtgaaaaataatgacaaGAGTATATTTTGGATACCCCAAAATCACAATGACGAAAAGCCTCGCAAAACCCGAAGTGGTCGAAATATAGTCATCCCTCCTAGTTCGAGAACCTTGCTCGACAAGTTTGCTCAATATGATCAAGATGCAAAGGAAGGTAGACTTGTCAATACAGACTACATGGTTAACTCAGACATTAGAGATGCGGTTGCATTAGGTCGAGCATCCTCGGTACCTCCACCGTTATGCTCGTTTTGTCAACACAAAGCACCAGTCTTTGGCAAACCGCCAAGACGGTTTTCTTACGAGGAGCTAGAGGAAGCTACTGATGGATTTGCAGAAGTGAATTTCTTGGCAGAAGGTGGTTTCGGTGTTGTTTATAGAGGGATTTTACGAGACGGTCAAGTTGTAGCGGTGAAGTTGTTAAAATTTGTTGGTTGTCAAGCAGATATCGATTTCTGTAGGGAGGTACAGGTTTTGAGCTGCGCGCAACATAGGAATGTCGTGTTGCTAATTGGGTTCTGTATCGATGGTAACAAGAGAGTCTTGGTTTATGAGTACATCTGCAATGGATCCTTAGATTTCCATTTACACG GAAGCAACAGAGCCTCGTTAGATTGGCAATCAAGATTGCGAATAGCAATTGGAGCAGCACGAGGCTTACGATACCTACACGAAGATTGTAGAGTTGGTTGTATAGTACATAGAGATATGCGGCCTAAAAACATTCTCCTAACTCACGATTTCGAGCCTCAG GTTACTGATTTCGGCCTCGCTAGATGGCATTCCGATCAATGGACAGTTGGAAACGAAGAACGAACCGTTGGAACTTCAGG GTACCTTGCCCCTGAATATTCAGATGGCAGAAGGATTACGCAAAAGGTCGATGTTTACGCATTCGGAGTAGTGTTATTAGAGTTACTAACAGGTCAAAGAATCAGTGACTTACAATATTACAAGGGCCGGAATTTCTTATCGGACTGGTTCCATCCTCTAGCTGCATTAGACTTGAATCAAATCATGACAAATATTTATCAATTGCTTGATCCATGTTTAGCCTCCGGCAGAGTCCGGGACTATACTCATCAACTCCAAGCCATGGCTCGAGCCGCTTTCTTGTGCCTAAGTCATGATCCGGAATCTCGACCCCCGATGTCAAAG ATACTTAGAATTCTTGAAGGAGGAGATACCAACGTTCCTTTGAGTTTAGACCTGAACTCGATCGGCAATCGAAGCGGCCATTTACGTGGATTGAAAACTCAAACACAACCCGAATCTACGAGGCGGCATTCTCGAAAACTTTCGCATTGA
- the LOC105773256 gene encoding inactive protein kinase SELMODRAFT_444075 isoform X2, which translates to MELSLRQRSTTIRLEKVVVAVKAERVISKTALAWALTHVVRPGDCVTLLAIFPSEKKGKRFWNFPILTGDCGSNMKEELPEKICQISESCSQMVLQFHNQIEVTVRIKVVSCTTGSSVVAEANNNGANWVILDKKLKQELKHCMDELHCNIVVMKGSQAKVLRLNLQCANEPRTPYYSAASSPVMDVGDHLGHRMKHSTPVTSPEEPSTSYSRTSQERLLPSSDSATSLFLVYQENPLFVDDKNELGNQLTVLDSVGEKLINLSANSTSSVKNNDKSIFWIPQNHNDEKPRKTRSGRNIVIPPSSRTLLDKFAQYDQDAKEGRLVNTDYMVNSDIRDAVALGRASSVPPPLCSFCQHKAPVFGKPPRRFSYEELEEATDGFAEVNFLAEGGFGVVYRGILRDGQVVAVKLLKFVGCQADIDFCREVQVLSCAQHRNVVLLIGFCIDGNKRVLVYEYICNGSLDFHLHGSNRASLDWQSRLRIAIGAARGLRYLHEDCRVGCIVHRDMRPKNILLTHDFEPQVTDFGLARWHSDQWTVGNEERTVGTSGWQKDYAKGRCLRIRSSVIRVTNRSKNQ; encoded by the exons atggagTTGAGCCTTAGGCAACGCTCCACCACTATCAGGTTAGAAAAAGTAGTGGTTGCTGTTAAAGCAGAAAGGGTCATCTCTAAAACTGCTTTAGCTTGGGCACTCACTCATGTTGTTCGTCCTGGTGATTGTGTTACCTTGCTTGCTATCTTCCCTAgtgaaaaaaaag GTAAAAGATTTTGGAATTTCCCGATATTGACCGGTGATTGTGGTAGCAATATGAAGGAGGAGTTGCCGGAAAAAATTTGTCAGATCTCTGAATCATGTTCTCAGATGGTACTTCAGTTTCATAATCAAATTGAG GTTACTGTGAGGATTAAAGTGGTGTCTTGTACAACTGGCAGTTCAGTGGTGGCTGAAGCAAACAACAATGGTGCCAATTGGGTCATACTGGACAA AAAACTAAAGCAAGAGCTGAAACATTGCATGGACGAACTTCATTGCAACATTGTAGTAATGAAAGGTTCTCAAGCAAAAGTTCTTCGGCTTAATTTGCAATGCGCGAATGAACCTCGAACTCCTTATTACTCGGCTGCTTCTTCACCAGTTATGGATGTTGGAGATCACCTAGGACATAGGATGAAGCATTCTACTCCAGTTACTAGCCCTGAAGAACCGAGTACTTCCTATTCAAGAACAAGCCAAGAGAGATTGTTACCGAGTTCCGATTCAGCAACATCACTTTTCCTTGTCTATCAAGAAAACCCTCTTTTCGTGGATGATAAGAACGAGTTGGGTAACCAACTTACTGTTCTTGATTCAGTTGGAGAAAAGCTTATAAATCTATCAGCAAACTCGACGTCTTCtgtgaaaaataatgacaaGAGTATATTTTGGATACCCCAAAATCACAATGACGAAAAGCCTCGCAAAACCCGAAGTGGTCGAAATATAGTCATCCCTCCTAGTTCGAGAACCTTGCTCGACAAGTTTGCTCAATATGATCAAGATGCAAAGGAAGGTAGACTTGTCAATACAGACTACATGGTTAACTCAGACATTAGAGATGCGGTTGCATTAGGTCGAGCATCCTCGGTACCTCCACCGTTATGCTCGTTTTGTCAACACAAAGCACCAGTCTTTGGCAAACCGCCAAGACGGTTTTCTTACGAGGAGCTAGAGGAAGCTACTGATGGATTTGCAGAAGTGAATTTCTTGGCAGAAGGTGGTTTCGGTGTTGTTTATAGAGGGATTTTACGAGACGGTCAAGTTGTAGCGGTGAAGTTGTTAAAATTTGTTGGTTGTCAAGCAGATATCGATTTCTGTAGGGAGGTACAGGTTTTGAGCTGCGCGCAACATAGGAATGTCGTGTTGCTAATTGGGTTCTGTATCGATGGTAACAAGAGAGTCTTGGTTTATGAGTACATCTGCAATGGATCCTTAGATTTCCATTTACACG GAAGCAACAGAGCCTCGTTAGATTGGCAATCAAGATTGCGAATAGCAATTGGAGCAGCACGAGGCTTACGATACCTACACGAAGATTGTAGAGTTGGTTGTATAGTACATAGAGATATGCGGCCTAAAAACATTCTCCTAACTCACGATTTCGAGCCTCAG GTTACTGATTTCGGCCTCGCTAGATGGCATTCCGATCAATGGACAGTTGGAAACGAAGAACGAACCGTTGGAACTTCAGG ATGGCAGAAGGATTACGCAAAAGGTCGATGTTTACGCATTCGGAGTAGTGTTATTAGAGTTACTAACAGGTCAAAGAATCAGTGA
- the LOC105773257 gene encoding protein JINGUBANG, which produces MRVIGGTMFDDQADGIRKSKFGKTIYSDPNMSMTSPVSEDDLCLRHSSASANGPLEPNRSSGEGSPLTMSPWNQTTHFNKSLSMPFDNDNVPANSLIMSLTREEGHIYSLAASDDLLYTGSDSKNIRVWKNLKEFTGFKSNSGLVKTIVIAGAKIFTGHQDGKIRVWKVSVKNPGVHKRAGTLPSLKEILKSSIKPSNYIEVKRKRSLWIKHSDAVSCLSLNEEHGLLYSASWDRTFKVWRIADYKCLESVNAHDDAVNSVVSRSGGEMVFTGSADGTVKVWKREQQRKGTKHSLNQTLLQQECAVTALAIDAPGSVLYCGSSDGLVNFWELEKGLAHGGVLKGHKLAVLCLEAAGNLVFSGSADKTICVWRRDGNIHTCLSVLTGHTGPVKCLASEKDPNSTNEQRWILYSGSLDKSVKVWSVSEYAQIGSTMQPNTTSYEESPVSDGSYSSASNNGRY; this is translated from the coding sequence ATGAGAGTGATAGGAGGCACAATGTTCGATGATCAAGCAGATGGCATTCGGAAGTCCAAGTTTGGGAAAACCATATATTCGGATCCCAACATGTCGATGACATCTCCGGTGAGCGAAGATGATTTATGTCTCCGACATAGCAGCGCGTCGGCTAATGGACCTTTGGAACCGAACCGATCGAGCGGGGAAGGTTCGCCGTTAACGATGTCGCCGTGGAACCAAACTACTCATTTCAACAAATCATTGTCTATGCCATTTGATAATGATAATGTTCCGGCCAATAGTCTCATCATGTCACTTACACGTGAAGAAGGTCATATTTATTCATTAGCTGCTTCAGATGATTTGCTTTATACAGGTTCTGATAGTAAGAACATACGTGTATGGAAAAATCTTAAAGAATTTACTGGTTTTAAATCAAATAGTGGATTGGTTAAAACCATTGTTATAGCAGGTGCAAAGATTTTTACTGGTCATCAAGATGGTAAAATTCGTGTATGGAAAGTATCTGTTAAGAACCCTGGTGTTCATAAACGAGCTGGTACATTACCATCTTTGAAAGAAATCCTCAAAAGTTCAATTAAACCAAGTAATTACATTGAAGTGAAACGCAAAAGATCTTTATGGATCAAGCATTCAGATGCTGTGTCATGTTTGAGTTTAAATGAAGAACATGGTCTTCTTTATTCAGCTTCATGGGATAGAACATTTAAAGTATGGAGGATTGCTGATTATAAATGTCTCGAATCGGTTAACGCGCACGACGACGCGGTGAATTCAGTAGTATCGAGGTCCGGCGGGGAGATGGTTTTCACCGGTTCGGCGGACGGGACGGTTAAAGTATGGAAAAGGGAACAACAACGTAAAGGGACAAAACATAGTTTGAACCAAACATTGTTACAACAAGAATGTGCTGTTACAGCATTAGCAATTGATGCACCTGGTTCGGTTTTATATTGTGGTTCCAGTGATGGCCTTGTTAATTTTTGGGAACTTGAGAAAGGATTAGCACATGGTGGTGTACTTAAAGGACATAAATTAGCTGTTCTTTGTCTTGAAGCAGCTGGGAATTTGGTGTTTAGTGGTTCAGCTGATAAAACTATATGTGTTTGGCGTAGGGATGGTAACATTCATACATGTCTTTCGGTTCTAACCGGACATACAGGACCGGTTAAGTGTTTGGCATCGGAAAAAGACCCGAATTCGACGAATGAAcaacgatggattttgtatagTGGCAGTTTGGACAAGTCGGTGAAAGTGTGGAGTGTGTCGGAATATGCTCAAATAGGGTCGACCATGCAACCAAATACTACCAGCTATGAAGAATCACCAGTTTCTGATGGGAGTTATTCGTCTGCAAGTAATAATGGGAGGTACTGA